Proteins found in one Aspergillus puulaauensis MK2 DNA, chromosome 8, nearly complete sequence genomic segment:
- a CDS encoding FAD-dependent oxidoreductase (COG:C,H;~EggNog:ENOG410PMET;~InterPro:IPR036188,IPR002938;~PFAM:PF01494;~SMCOG1087:hypothetical protein;~antiSMASH:Cluster_8.3;~go_function: GO:0071949 - FAD binding [Evidence IEA]) codes for MTVPHDTAPEPTGTTVIIIGLGIGGLTAAISCHLNGHHVIAFDKLENLEPYGDGLILTPNGSQVLKDLDDTGIVARWVETWAYNCRDCKIYDTDGVHVGQHPIPDTDKGLSLLPRGGLVQILYQTAKRLGLDLRLGVRVTEFYEDETQASVVVGGERVQGDCLIFADGANSRGRAAVSSTNVQPYYSGFSIFRGKADGTALLQDPRCHWLLGPENKVDQAAGFAGPEMYVQLATCGGGRASFCMGITQHAQPEGNFWTTPVDKEEMLEKISSWRCTDQIRPVIEAMSKDQFLLCPLLRAGVLDSWVSPTGRITVIGDAAHPFFPTSAQGASQAIEDAATLAITLRLAGKNNIKLGLQAMEAMRSKHRATYIQRNAWRVNDAWFNTPLAERVDKKAAPAIGVIDWIVGHSCTMYASDQFDRVRHSLATGQPYVPTNIPPEQFKEATEWITYRNTERQA; via the exons GTAATCGCTTTTGATAAGCTTGAGAATCTCGAACCATACG GGGACGGGCTCATCCTCACTCCCAATGGGAGCCAGGTGCTCAAGGACCTTGACGATACTGGCATCGTCGCAAGGTGGGTTGAGACCTGGGCCTATAACTGCAGGGATTGCAAGATCTACGATACAGATGGAGTCCATGTCGGCCAGCACCCAATTCCAGACACAGATAAGGGTCTCTCACTGTTACCGCGCGGGGGGCTGGTCCAGATTCTGTATCAAACTGCGAAACGACTGGGGCTAGATCTCCGCCTTGGAGTGAGAGTCACTGAGTTTTATGAGGATGAGACACAGGCAAGTGTCGTCGTTGGAGGCGAGCGCGTCCAGGGTGATTGTCTCATCTTCGCCGATGGCGCGAACAGCAGAGGTCGTGCAGCTGTCTCCTCCACCAACGTGCAGCCATATTACTCGGGCTTTTCGATATTCCGCGGAAAGGCCGATGGGACAGCACTGCTTCAAGACCCTCGGTGCCATTGGTTGCTGGGCCCGGAGAACAAGGTCGACCAAGCAGCGGGGTTCGCGGGTCCGGAAATGTACGTCCAGCTCGCTACCTGTGGAGGGGGGCGAGCGTCCTTCTGCATGGGGATAACCCAG CATGCCCAGCCCGAGGGGAATTTCTGGACCACGCCAGTAGATAAAGAGGagatgttggagaagatCAGCTCCTGGAGGTGCACTGACCAGATCCGACCAGTGATTGAAGCAATGTCCAAAGATCAATTCTTGCTGTGCCCGCTCCTCCGCGCCGGCGTGTTAGACTCGTGGGTGTCGCCCACAGGCCGCATCACCGTCATCGGAGACGCCGCGcatcccttcttccccaccTCTGCGCAGGGCGCCTCCCAGGCCATCGAAGATGCCGCGACTCTAGCCATCACCCTGAGATTGGCGGGCAAAAACAATATCAAACTGGGACTGCAAGCCATGGAGGCAATGCG CAGCAAGCACAGAGCGACCTATATCCAACGCAACGCTTGGAGGGTTAATGACGCATGGTTCAACACCCCACTGGCAGAGCGTGTTGACAAGAAAGCCGCTCCTGCGATTGGGGTTATTGACTGGATTGTGGGGCACTCCTGTACGATGTATGCATCTGACCAGTTTGATCGGGTCCGTCACTCGCTTGCAACAGGCCAGCCATACGTCCCCACCAATATTCCCCCAGAAC AATTCAAGGAGGCCACGGAATGGATTACATATAGAAATACTGAAAGGCAAGCATAG